The uncultured Ilyobacter sp. genome has a segment encoding these proteins:
- the nifJ gene encoding pyruvate:ferredoxin (flavodoxin) oxidoreductase: protein MVKKMQTMDGNQAAAWASYAFTEVAGIYPITPSSPMAEYTDEWAAKGKKNLFGVPVKLVEMQSEAGAAGTVHGSLQAGALTTTYTASQGLLLKIPNMYKIAGELLPSVIHVSARSLSAQALSIFGDHSDIYSARQTGYAMLASGSVQEVMDLAGVAHLATFKTRVPFMHFFDGFRTSHEIQKVEVMDYEVYDRLLDKKAVQEFRDRAINPHHPVTRGTAQNDDIYFQTREAQNKFYDAVPKAVAEYMEEISKVTGRDYKPFTYYGAEDATNIIVAMGSVTECLRETVDYLTSKGEKVGLLTVHLYRPFSAEYFMNVLPKTVKKIAVLDRTKEPGAMGEPLYLDVRNLFYGQADAPEIIGGRYGLSSKDTTPAQMIAVFENLKSETPKSPFTVGIVDDVTNLSLEVGESVFVGSEDVKGCLFFGLGSDGTVGANKNSIKIIGDKTDLYAQGYFAYDSKKSGGVTRSHLRFGKTPIRSTYLVSSPSFVACSVPAYLAQYDMISGLKKGGTFLLNCIWDKDETIANLPNSIKKALAKKEAKFYTINATKLGEEIGLGNRTNTIMQSAFFKLADVIPFEEAQTYMKEYAKKSYEKKGQDIVEMNYAAIDRGAGELVEIPVDSAWANLADEDTSECCGSRDCSCGVKPEFVTKICDPINSIKGYDLPVSAFDGYEDGTFENGTTAYEKRGIAVNVPHWVSENCIQCNQCSYVCPHAVIRPFLINEEEMANAPEGLTTIKPIGKGLDGLQYKIQVSTLDCTGCGSCANVCPAPKGKALVMNPIGDEVAAGEPENANYLFNEVTYKDDLMAKTNVKGSQFAQPLFEFHGACAGCGETPYIKAITQLFGDRMMVANATGCSSIYGGSAPSTPYTKNAKGEGPAWASSLFEDNAEFGFGMHVGVEALRDRLEEVMTRTMDKAPAEVAELYKEWIENRKNGAKTAEIRTKLLPLIEGKDFEGAAEVLSLKDYIVKKSQWIFGGDGWANDIGYSGIDHALASGQDVNILVVDTEVYSNTGGQASKASPSGAVAKFAASGKGIQKKDMAAIFMSYGYIYIAMVSMGANQAQYLKAIQEAEAFDGPSIIIAYAPCVNHGIRKGMGQSQLEMKLATECGYWPLIRYNPALEAEGKNPLQLDSKEPNWDKYQEFLMGEVRYATLTKSFPERAKQLFAANQAEAKRKWEQYKRLASLDYSAK from the coding sequence ATGGTTAAAAAGATGCAAACTATGGATGGTAACCAGGCAGCAGCTTGGGCGTCGTATGCTTTTACAGAAGTAGCGGGGATCTATCCTATAACTCCATCATCTCCGATGGCAGAATATACTGACGAGTGGGCAGCAAAAGGGAAGAAAAACTTATTTGGTGTTCCTGTTAAACTTGTAGAGATGCAATCAGAGGCTGGAGCAGCTGGAACTGTACACGGATCACTTCAAGCTGGTGCTCTTACTACTACTTATACAGCATCTCAAGGATTATTATTAAAAATACCGAATATGTATAAGATTGCTGGAGAACTTTTACCAAGTGTAATTCATGTATCAGCAAGATCACTTTCAGCTCAAGCCCTTTCAATATTTGGAGACCATTCAGATATTTATTCTGCTAGACAGACTGGGTATGCTATGCTTGCATCTGGATCGGTTCAAGAAGTAATGGATCTAGCTGGAGTTGCTCACCTAGCTACTTTTAAAACAAGAGTACCATTTATGCATTTCTTTGACGGTTTCAGAACTTCACACGAAATTCAAAAAGTAGAAGTAATGGACTATGAAGTATATGATAGATTATTAGATAAAAAAGCGGTTCAAGAATTCAGAGACAGAGCGATAAATCCTCACCACCCAGTAACAAGAGGAACGGCTCAAAATGATGATATATATTTCCAAACTAGAGAAGCTCAAAATAAATTCTACGATGCAGTTCCTAAGGCAGTAGCAGAATATATGGAAGAGATCTCAAAAGTAACAGGAAGAGATTACAAGCCATTCACTTATTATGGTGCTGAAGATGCAACTAACATCATAGTTGCTATGGGATCAGTTACAGAGTGTCTAAGAGAAACTGTAGACTACTTAACTTCAAAGGGAGAAAAAGTAGGACTTTTAACTGTTCACCTATACAGACCTTTCTCTGCAGAGTACTTCATGAACGTACTTCCTAAAACTGTAAAGAAAATTGCTGTTCTTGACAGAACAAAAGAACCTGGAGCAATGGGAGAGCCTCTATACCTTGACGTAAGAAACTTATTCTACGGTCAGGCAGACGCACCAGAAATTATCGGAGGAAGATATGGACTTTCCTCTAAAGATACTACTCCTGCTCAGATGATCGCAGTATTTGAAAACTTAAAATCAGAAACTCCAAAATCACCATTTACTGTTGGTATCGTAGATGACGTTACTAACCTATCACTAGAAGTAGGGGAATCTGTATTTGTAGGATCTGAAGATGTAAAGGGTTGCTTATTCTTCGGACTAGGATCAGACGGTACAGTAGGAGCAAATAAAAACTCGATCAAAATAATCGGAGATAAAACGGATCTTTATGCACAAGGATACTTTGCATATGACTCTAAGAAATCAGGAGGAGTTACTAGATCTCACCTAAGATTCGGTAAGACTCCAATTAGATCAACTTACTTAGTTTCTTCACCTAGTTTCGTTGCATGTTCTGTACCTGCATATCTTGCACAGTATGATATGATATCAGGACTTAAAAAAGGTGGAACTTTCTTACTTAACTGCATCTGGGATAAAGATGAGACTATAGCAAATCTTCCAAATTCAATCAAGAAAGCTTTAGCTAAAAAAGAGGCTAAATTCTACACTATCAACGCTACTAAGCTTGGTGAAGAGATCGGTCTTGGAAACAGAACAAATACAATCATGCAATCAGCTTTCTTTAAGCTTGCTGACGTAATTCCATTTGAAGAAGCTCAAACTTACATGAAAGAATATGCTAAAAAATCATATGAGAAAAAGGGTCAAGACATAGTAGAAATGAACTATGCAGCTATCGACAGAGGAGCAGGAGAGTTAGTAGAGATCCCTGTAGACTCAGCTTGGGCTAATCTTGCAGACGAAGATACTTCAGAGTGCTGTGGATCTAGAGACTGTTCATGTGGAGTAAAGCCAGAATTTGTAACTAAAATCTGTGACCCAATAAACTCAATAAAAGGGTATGACCTTCCAGTATCAGCATTTGACGGATACGAAGACGGTACTTTTGAAAATGGTACAACAGCTTATGAAAAAAGAGGAATCGCTGTAAACGTACCTCACTGGGTTTCTGAGAACTGTATCCAGTGTAACCAGTGTTCTTATGTATGTCCTCATGCAGTAATCAGACCTTTCTTAATCAACGAGGAAGAGATGGCTAATGCACCTGAAGGTCTTACAACTATTAAACCAATCGGAAAAGGTTTAGACGGTCTTCAGTACAAGATTCAAGTTTCTACACTTGATTGTACAGGATGTGGATCATGTGCAAATGTATGTCCTGCACCAAAAGGAAAGGCACTTGTAATGAATCCTATCGGTGATGAAGTAGCTGCTGGAGAACCTGAAAATGCAAACTACCTATTCAACGAGGTTACTTATAAAGATGACTTAATGGCAAAAACAAATGTTAAAGGATCTCAATTTGCACAGCCATTATTTGAGTTCCACGGAGCATGTGCTGGATGTGGAGAAACTCCATATATCAAAGCAATAACTCAACTTTTCGGAGACAGAATGATGGTAGCAAACGCTACTGGATGTTCTTCAATCTACGGAGGATCTGCACCATCTACTCCATACACTAAAAACGCAAAGGGTGAAGGACCAGCTTGGGCATCATCACTATTCGAAGATAATGCTGAATTTGGATTCGGAATGCATGTGGGAGTAGAGGCTCTAAGAGACAGATTAGAAGAAGTAATGACAAGAACTATGGATAAAGCTCCTGCAGAAGTAGCAGAACTTTATAAAGAATGGATCGAAAACAGAAAGAATGGTGCTAAAACAGCTGAAATCAGAACTAAGCTACTTCCATTAATCGAAGGAAAAGACTTTGAGGGAGCTGCTGAAGTACTTTCACTTAAAGATTACATTGTTAAAAAATCACAATGGATATTTGGTGGAGACGGATGGGCTAACGATATCGGATACAGCGGAATAGACCATGCATTAGCATCAGGTCAAGACGTAAATATCCTTGTAGTTGATACAGAAGTTTACTCAAATACAGGTGGACAGGCTTCGAAAGCATCTCCTTCAGGAGCAGTTGCTAAGTTTGCTGCATCTGGTAAAGGAATCCAGAAGAAAGATATGGCTGCCATATTCATGTCTTATGGATATATATACATCGCAATGGTATCTATGGGAGCTAACCAAGCTCAATATCTAAAAGCCATACAGGAAGCAGAAGCATTTGACGGACCATCAATCATAATCGCTTATGCTCCATGTGTAAACCACGGTATCAGAAAAGGTATGGGACAATCACAGCTTGAGATGAAACTTGCAACAGAGTGTGGATACTGGCCTCTAATCAGATACAATCCTGCCTTAGAAGCAGAAGGTAAGAATCCACTTCAATTGGACTCTAAAGAGCCTAACTGGGATAAATACCAAGAGTTCCTAATGGGAGAAGTAAGATATGCTACTCTTACAAAATCATTCCCTGAAAGAGCAAAACAGCTTTTTGCTGCAAACCAAGCAGAAGCTAAAAGAAAATGGGAGCAATACAAGAGACTTGCGTCACTTGATTACTCTGCAAAGTAA
- a CDS encoding 4a-hydroxytetrahydrobiopterin dehydratase encodes MELKKEKCVPCEMGGEPLKKYEILDMVKLVDSRWSIEGGKAIRRVFKFRNFKEALKFVNIIGEIAEEEGHHPDIELGWGKVSVKFTTHKIGGLSTNDFIMAAKIDEVAV; translated from the coding sequence ATGGAATTGAAAAAAGAAAAATGTGTCCCGTGTGAAATGGGAGGAGAGCCTCTGAAGAAATATGAAATTCTTGATATGGTTAAACTTGTGGATTCTCGGTGGAGTATAGAGGGTGGAAAAGCTATCAGAAGAGTTTTTAAGTTTAGAAATTTTAAAGAAGCTCTAAAATTTGTAAATATCATAGGAGAAATTGCAGAAGAAGAGGGGCATCATCCTGATATAGAACTGGGATGGGGAAAAGTCTCAGTTAAATTCACCACACACAAGATAGGTGGACTGAGTACCAATGATTTTATCATGGCTGCAAAAATAGATGAGGTGGCAGTTTAA
- the citG gene encoding triphosphoribosyl-dephospho-CoA synthase CitG, which produces MYPEKIYKLGEFALESMLMEVACFPSFGLVSPVSKGAHEDMDYFTFIKSTASLQKYMLKIANRGFSPDGLEVIFKDCRLLGIEAEKEMFEKTKGINTHKGMIFVLGIVVIAAAKTIYENNEFHSIQENIRFMTKGLVDSELKILEKKTKLTHGERVFLEYGITGIRGEVESGIPVIFDYALPAYDDVEFSNAGDNERLLHTLITIMAHCDDTTILHRHDIDTLKEVQDICKNILKKGSLLNKELLIEIDELDKKFSQKRISPGGCADLLAVTVFLSLIKRYFYNSL; this is translated from the coding sequence ATGTATCCTGAAAAAATATACAAGTTAGGTGAATTTGCTCTTGAGTCCATGCTTATGGAGGTGGCATGCTTTCCGTCATTCGGACTTGTATCCCCAGTATCTAAAGGGGCTCATGAGGACATGGACTATTTCACATTTATAAAAAGCACGGCTTCACTCCAAAAATATATGTTAAAAATTGCCAACAGAGGTTTTTCTCCTGATGGACTAGAGGTTATCTTCAAAGACTGTCGGCTGCTGGGTATAGAGGCTGAAAAGGAGATGTTTGAAAAAACCAAAGGAATAAACACCCATAAAGGAATGATCTTCGTCCTTGGAATAGTTGTGATAGCAGCAGCAAAGACCATCTATGAAAATAATGAGTTTCATTCAATTCAGGAAAATATCCGCTTTATGACCAAAGGGTTGGTTGACAGTGAACTAAAAATCTTAGAGAAAAAAACTAAACTCACCCACGGGGAAAGGGTTTTTTTAGAATATGGCATAACAGGAATACGTGGGGAGGTCGAATCAGGGATACCTGTTATCTTCGACTACGCCCTTCCTGCATATGATGATGTAGAATTTTCTAATGCAGGTGACAATGAAAGGCTTCTACATACCCTTATCACCATTATGGCTCACTGTGATGATACTACCATACTTCATAGACATGATATTGATACTTTAAAAGAAGTGCAGGATATATGCAAGAATATCTTAAAAAAAGGTAGTCTTTTAAATAAAGAACTTCTCATAGAAATAGATGAGCTAGATAAAAAATTTTCCCAAAAAAGAATTAGTCCCGGTGGCTGCGCCGATCTTTTAGCCGTGACGGTATTTCTATCCCTTATAAAAAGATATTTTTATAACTCTCTTTAG
- the citX gene encoding citrate lyase holo-[acyl-carrier protein] synthase — protein MKKKNINPIDILNAREQRVRLQEALSKEYSLPFIALRTNYPGLDKNSFVANDIASIMNSECQRIFESKIRYTETLYSFEGVVYIIFIEEDPINIKKSVIKLEKNHPLGRLADIDVYRDDSQGISRSHLNLPKRKCFICENDAHICVRSRAHLLSELIEYIHVSYENFKKNEVKK, from the coding sequence ATGAAGAAAAAAAACATTAATCCCATTGATATATTAAACGCCAGGGAGCAAAGAGTGAGACTCCAGGAAGCACTGTCAAAAGAATATAGCCTTCCCTTTATAGCCTTGAGGACAAATTATCCCGGACTAGATAAAAACAGTTTTGTAGCAAATGACATAGCATCTATTATGAATAGTGAATGCCAAAGAATTTTTGAGAGTAAAATAAGATATACCGAAACTCTTTACTCCTTTGAAGGAGTCGTATACATAATATTTATAGAGGAAGACCCTATAAACATAAAAAAATCAGTGATAAAACTAGAGAAAAATCACCCCCTTGGAAGACTTGCGGACATTGATGTTTACAGAGATGACTCTCAGGGTATTAGCAGAAGTCATCTAAACCTTCCAAAAAGAAAATGCTTTATTTGTGAAAATGATGCCCATATTTGTGTTAGAAGCAGAGCTCACTTATTAAGTGAGCTTATCGAATATATTCACGTCTCCTATGAAAATTTCAAAAAAAACGAGGTGAAAAAATAA
- the citC gene encoding [citrate (pro-3S)-lyase] ligase yields MVYFAERVNLENPTVVNEIKTFLKKYHLNFGDGIDYTVAIREDGKIVATCSKAKDILKCFAIDASMQGSGVTSIILKTLQDRLFDEGIFHSFIFTKPVYESIFRSLGYKVVEKADKVVLLENGIFGIDKTLDKISRDFSIDSVTPKTALVMNCNPFTLGHKFLVEKASQTSKEVLLFVVEEDKSLFPFEVRYDLVKKGVSHLENVKVIPGGKYIISSATFPAYFLREAGEFLEAYTTLDTKIFTNYFCKKFNITKRIVGDEPYCEVTNAYNKALLKNLEKSGISLEIIKRKEGEKQIGFISASKVRESLKRNKDINIEELSDLIPKVTIEFLLSKKGKEIVEKIISSHTPH; encoded by the coding sequence ATGGTTTATTTTGCAGAAAGAGTCAATTTAGAAAATCCAACAGTAGTGAATGAAATAAAAACTTTTTTAAAAAAATACCATCTTAATTTTGGAGATGGTATCGATTATACAGTGGCCATAAGAGAAGATGGAAAGATAGTTGCCACATGTTCAAAAGCCAAAGATATTTTAAAATGCTTTGCCATTGATGCTTCTATGCAGGGATCAGGTGTCACAAGCATAATCTTAAAGACACTTCAGGACAGACTTTTTGATGAGGGAATCTTCCACTCTTTTATTTTTACAAAACCAGTTTACGAATCTATATTCAGATCCCTTGGATATAAAGTAGTAGAAAAGGCAGACAAGGTTGTGCTCTTGGAGAACGGAATCTTTGGAATTGATAAAACTCTAGATAAAATATCCAGAGACTTTTCTATAGATTCAGTAACTCCAAAGACCGCCCTTGTTATGAACTGTAACCCCTTTACCTTGGGGCATAAATTTCTTGTGGAAAAAGCAAGTCAGACTTCAAAAGAAGTTCTGTTATTTGTCGTAGAGGAAGACAAATCACTTTTCCCATTTGAAGTAAGATATGATCTTGTAAAAAAAGGCGTTTCTCACCTCGAAAACGTCAAGGTTATTCCAGGAGGAAAATATATAATCTCTTCTGCCACATTCCCAGCATATTTTTTAAGAGAAGCTGGTGAATTTTTAGAAGCTTATACCACCCTGGATACAAAAATCTTTACAAATTATTTTTGTAAAAAATTCAACATCACCAAAAGGATCGTAGGGGATGAGCCTTACTGTGAAGTTACTAATGCTTACAATAAGGCACTGTTAAAAAATCTTGAAAAATCAGGAATAAGCCTAGAAATCATAAAAAGAAAAGAAGGGGAAAAACAGATCGGTTTTATAAGTGCTTCAAAAGTGAGGGAGTCCTTAAAAAGAAACAAAGATATCAATATAGAGGAACTGTCAGATCTCATTCCAAAAGTTACCATTGAATTCCTCTTGTCAAAAAAAGGAAAGGAGATTGTGGAGAAGATTATTTCCTCACATACACCCCACTGA
- a CDS encoding glycerol-3-phosphate responsive antiterminator: MNENITNLFSDNIVIPSIKDANGLEKALRTEHKVVFVLYGDLLNIGEIIKKLKDKGKIVFVNLDLLVGFSSKEIIIPYLKKYTELDGILSSKASLVKESKKHGLISIHRFFLIDSFSYQNMYKQLKISKPDILEILPGWDKVVSWTKKKVDIPIISGGLVCKDDMVRQSIKAGAVAVSTTNIKLWNL; encoded by the coding sequence ATGAATGAAAATATAACAAATTTATTTAGTGATAATATTGTAATTCCTTCCATAAAAGATGCTAATGGTTTAGAAAAAGCACTTCGAACAGAGCACAAAGTTGTATTCGTTTTATATGGTGATTTATTGAATATCGGAGAAATAATAAAAAAATTAAAAGATAAAGGTAAAATTGTTTTCGTTAACTTAGATTTACTTGTTGGTTTTTCCAGTAAAGAAATAATTATTCCTTACTTAAAAAAATATACAGAACTTGATGGAATTTTAAGTTCAAAAGCATCATTGGTAAAAGAATCTAAAAAACATGGATTGATTTCAATACACAGATTTTTTCTGATTGACTCTTTTTCTTATCAAAATATGTATAAACAGTTAAAAATATCAAAACCTGATATTTTAGAAATTCTTCCTGGATGGGATAAAGTTGTTAGTTGGACAAAGAAAAAGGTTGATATACCTATAATTTCAGGTGGCTTAGTATGTAAAGACGATATGGTAAGGCAATCAATAAAAGCAGGAGCAGTTGCAGTTTCCACCACTAACATTAAATTATGGAATCTATAA
- a CDS encoding FGGY family carbohydrate kinase produces MKDKFIIGIDGGTQSSKVVIFNTKGDIICQATEKLKPLHMPSLGVAEHPDEDLWDSLAIASRKALAKFPFDKKDIIGVGVCTIRCCGVVLKKDGALAQPAMNWMDQRLGRKYEHTNKEVGYVTTTTGYTSYRLTGNFYDTSANLQGPWWPIDKVKWQWFEDEEKFNQFGIPKEMLFELKNPGEVVGHITEKASEDTHIPLGLPVIITANDKAVEALGAGLKDKNVGLVSLGTYICTMVCGEEMKIGNEHSWSNMANIPYEYIYESKGIRRGMSTVSWVKDLAGSGLVEEAKEKGISPEELLNKEAEKISPGCYGLMTVLEWLGKPFEPFKRGIMIGFEGRHERAAMYRSILEGIAMTSKNRLFPAVEELDIDLEKVIISGGGSNSDLFMQIFADVFGIKTVRNVVNGSAGLGSAISVAVGLGIYEDYNEATENMVKIRDTFYPNMENHEFYDKLNEHVYKDITVYTDKILQKSYEIFDEYNKF; encoded by the coding sequence ATGAAAGATAAATTTATAATTGGAATTGATGGAGGAACTCAAAGTTCTAAAGTTGTTATTTTCAATACAAAAGGGGATATAATTTGTCAGGCTACAGAGAAATTAAAACCACTTCATATGCCTTCATTAGGAGTTGCGGAACACCCTGATGAAGACTTATGGGATTCTCTTGCAATAGCAAGCAGAAAAGCTTTAGCTAAATTCCCTTTTGATAAAAAAGATATAATTGGCGTAGGGGTATGTACTATACGTTGTTGTGGTGTGGTGTTGAAAAAAGATGGAGCTTTAGCACAACCTGCAATGAATTGGATGGACCAAAGACTTGGCAGAAAATATGAACATACCAACAAAGAAGTTGGTTATGTTACAACAACAACAGGATATACCAGCTATAGATTAACAGGTAATTTTTACGATACCTCAGCCAACCTTCAAGGACCATGGTGGCCAATTGACAAGGTTAAATGGCAGTGGTTTGAAGATGAAGAAAAATTTAATCAGTTTGGAATACCTAAAGAAATGCTTTTTGAATTAAAGAATCCTGGTGAAGTTGTTGGACATATTACTGAAAAAGCCTCAGAAGATACTCATATACCTCTTGGATTACCTGTAATAATAACAGCAAATGATAAAGCAGTTGAAGCACTTGGAGCAGGACTAAAAGATAAAAATGTTGGACTAGTATCCTTAGGGACATACATTTGCACTATGGTTTGTGGAGAAGAAATGAAAATTGGTAACGAACATAGTTGGTCTAATATGGCTAATATTCCTTATGAGTATATATATGAAAGTAAGGGAATAAGAAGAGGAATGTCAACGGTGAGCTGGGTAAAAGATTTAGCAGGCTCAGGATTAGTTGAAGAGGCTAAAGAAAAAGGGATCTCTCCTGAAGAGTTATTAAATAAGGAAGCAGAAAAAATTTCTCCTGGATGTTATGGTTTAATGACGGTATTAGAGTGGTTAGGAAAACCTTTTGAACCTTTTAAAAGAGGAATTATGATTGGTTTTGAAGGAAGACATGAAAGAGCTGCGATGTATCGTTCAATTTTAGAAGGTATTGCAATGACTTCTAAAAATCGTTTGTTTCCAGCAGTTGAAGAACTAGATATCGATTTAGAAAAAGTTATAATCAGTGGTGGTGGTTCAAACAGTGATTTATTTATGCAAATTTTTGCTGATGTGTTTGGAATTAAAACGGTAAGAAACGTTGTGAATGGTTCTGCGGGATTGGGTTCTGCCATAAGTGTTGCCGTTGGACTGGGAATATATGAAGATTATAATGAAGCAACAGAAAATATGGTAAAAATTAGAGATACATTCTACCCAAATATGGAAAATCATGAATTTTACGATAAATTAAATGAACATGTATATAAAGATATAACCGTATATACTGATAAAATATTGCAAAAATCTTATGAGATTTTTGATGAATATAATAAATTTTAA
- a CDS encoding FAD-binding oxidoreductase, with the protein MNIINFKGERLMMISREEIVKRLIEITSENQVVTDKEVLKQSTADRFRKIEWYFGVYTQPIPAAVVYAESKEDVVNIIEFANENGINVVPRTGASATEGGLETVIENTIVLDGSKMNKILDINTTDMLVTCQCGVPLEVVENQLREQGYTTGHSPQCKPIAQMGGLVATRSIGQFSTLYGGIEDMVVGLEAVFPKKGLIKIKNVPRRAAGPDIRHIVIGNEGALCYITEVTVKIFKYYPENNKFFGYLLDDMKTGFAVLREVMVRGYKPSVARLYDEPDAERHFPQASKGKCVLVLMAEGPAGIVQATSEAIEDIMTTYPQSEKVDPKVIETWFNSLCWGLDVLEKEKMRTINTKNGVTTTEVSANWSCIQQIYERCMERIPNEIPDMTYLAAHSSHSYMNGTNLYFVYRHNIDCKPEEDITKYHLPIQTIIVEETIKAGGSMCHHHGVGKHRAPWIKEEHGSAYPILENLKKSYDPNGIMNKGTIIPIIK; encoded by the coding sequence ATGAATATAATAAATTTTAAGGGAGAGAGGCTGATGATGATATCAAGAGAGGAAATAGTAAAAAGGTTAATAGAAATAACAAGTGAAAATCAAGTGGTTACAGATAAGGAAGTATTAAAACAAAGTACGGCTGACAGATTTAGAAAAATAGAATGGTATTTTGGTGTATATACACAACCTATTCCTGCAGCTGTAGTTTATGCAGAGTCTAAAGAAGATGTAGTAAATATAATTGAATTTGCAAACGAAAATGGAATTAACGTTGTACCAAGAACTGGAGCTTCCGCAACTGAAGGAGGTTTAGAAACTGTAATAGAAAATACAATAGTATTAGATGGTTCAAAAATGAATAAAATTTTGGATATCAATACAACAGATATGTTAGTAACATGTCAATGCGGTGTGCCTTTAGAAGTGGTAGAAAACCAATTAAGAGAACAGGGATATACTACAGGGCATTCTCCACAGTGTAAACCTATAGCACAAATGGGTGGATTGGTCGCAACAAGAAGTATTGGACAATTTTCAACACTTTACGGTGGAATAGAAGATATGGTAGTGGGTTTAGAAGCAGTTTTTCCTAAAAAAGGTTTAATAAAAATCAAAAATGTGCCTCGTAGAGCAGCTGGACCTGATATAAGACATATAGTAATTGGTAATGAAGGTGCTTTATGTTATATCACAGAAGTAACGGTTAAAATATTTAAGTATTATCCTGAAAATAACAAATTTTTTGGATACCTTCTTGACGATATGAAAACAGGTTTTGCGGTATTAAGAGAAGTTATGGTAAGAGGATATAAACCTTCAGTAGCAAGACTTTATGATGAACCAGATGCAGAACGACACTTTCCTCAAGCTAGTAAAGGAAAATGTGTGTTAGTATTAATGGCTGAAGGACCAGCAGGAATAGTACAAGCAACTTCAGAAGCAATAGAAGACATTATGACTACCTATCCACAATCAGAAAAGGTTGATCCTAAAGTAATAGAAACTTGGTTTAATAGTTTGTGCTGGGGACTTGACGTTTTGGAAAAAGAAAAAATGAGAACTATAAATACTAAAAATGGTGTTACTACAACAGAGGTTTCAGCAAACTGGAGTTGTATTCAACAGATATATGAAAGATGTATGGAAAGAATTCCAAATGAAATTCCTGATATGACATACTTAGCAGCTCATTCTTCTCATAGTTATATGAATGGAACAAATCTTTATTTTGTATATCGTCATAATATAGACTGTAAACCTGAAGAAGATATTACAAAATATCACCTTCCTATACAGACAATAATTGTTGAAGAAACCATAAAAGCAGGTGGTTCAATGTGTCATCACCATGGTGTTGGAAAACATAGAGCACCTTGGATAAAAGAGGAACATGGTTCTGCTTATCCTATACTAGAAAATTTAAAGAAAAGCTATGACCCTAATGGTATAATGAATAAGGGTACTATTATACCAATTATAAAATGA
- a CDS encoding electron transfer flavoprotein subunit alpha/FixB family protein, whose product MKNCIVLNGCSKDYLQQAYVLGEFVNNPDYAVIIYIKEEEKDFYISNCPAKNVLLLKIERYNNEDVVNILAKILNKDLIIFPPNIFGKEMCVRLGHRLKGTSLTNVESMEGDSFTKKVYSGYMTCEFKLSKKPFLISLSKSIKPLNQIPNTERTVEEKDMRETCSSSYIIKETIEEVDSGGLEKEKIIVTIGNGAKNKNDIEEVEEFSKNINGATGISRPVAMSGFAPMKKLIGASGTITNPELCIALGVSGSPAFYAGIEKSDFIIAVNTDEKAPIFKLCDVGIVGDYKEFIKEIYEVIKVIK is encoded by the coding sequence GTGAAAAATTGTATTGTTTTAAATGGATGTTCAAAAGATTATTTGCAACAAGCCTATGTTTTAGGAGAGTTCGTTAATAATCCTGATTATGCAGTTATTATATATATAAAAGAAGAGGAAAAGGATTTTTATATTTCAAATTGTCCTGCTAAAAATGTTTTATTGCTAAAAATAGAAAGATATAACAATGAAGATGTTGTAAATATTCTTGCTAAAATTCTTAATAAGGATTTAATTATCTTTCCTCCAAATATTTTTGGGAAGGAAATGTGTGTTAGATTAGGTCATAGATTAAAGGGAACTTCTTTAACTAATGTAGAAAGTATGGAAGGAGATAGTTTTACAAAGAAAGTATATTCAGGATATATGACTTGTGAATTTAAACTTTCAAAAAAACCTTTTTTAATATCTTTATCCAAAAGTATTAAGCCTCTGAATCAAATTCCTAATACAGAAAGAACTGTTGAAGAAAAAGATATGAGGGAAACTTGTTCTTCTTCATATATAATAAAAGAAACTATTGAAGAAGTGGATAGTGGTGGACTGGAAAAGGAAAAAATTATAGTTACTATTGGAAATGGTGCTAAAAATAAAAATGATATTGAAGAAGTGGAAGAATTTTCAAAAAATATCAATGGTGCAACTGGGATATCAAGACCAGTTGCAATGAGTGGATTTGCACCTATGAAGAAACTCATTGGGGCATCGGGAACAATTACAAATCCTGAATTATGTATCGCTCTCGGTGTTTCAGGATCTCCTGCATTCTATGCAGGAATAGAAAAATCGGATTTTATAATAGCAGTAAATACAGATGAAAAAGCTCCCATTTTTAAACTGTGTGATGTGGGTATTGTGGGGGATTATAAAGAGTTTATCAAAGAAATATATGAGGTAATAAAGGTGATAAAATGA